Proteins found in one Saccharopolyspora phatthalungensis genomic segment:
- a CDS encoding putative T7SS-secreted protein — protein MAELGATGDPRALVPGNPEALFGEIALCYRFAENLTTAGEALKKLDTGQWKGEAADAFHEAFDGHPIEWIKAGDAFSDTADAVTPFAEMLEWAQGQAAESIALWNEAQAATARAKAEHADAVARERQRAATGLPGAVPAAVPFFDAGAEKRALAQDMLHRARMQLVAAGDRTAAAIDAIAQGAPNRPRFWGQVSSTLWEFGAGVGEWVGDLGEIFSHLDDIPANVVQAFAQPVEFAKSVVNWEQFHTNPARAVGHVLPDALLSLAGGVGTGKKILGVLRKTPTGRKGCFVEGTALLTEQGNTPIQNVAVGELVYSVDPRTGERRWCSVQEWVRHDVTRLVDLTIADEAIACSPEHPFWVCGMGWTQAGDLTVGDVLLDADGMERKVEAVSARQGTFAVYNLEIAELHTYHVSGLSILVHNKAMSTPEPEGVPKKRDEKWLKRQGIDPHDVKADLPGPMSWFDLHVDRGATSSRSARARIRAQVSTSETCWITMGSMNTKGGSW, from the coding sequence ATGGCCGAGCTAGGGGCCACGGGTGACCCGAGGGCCCTGGTCCCAGGCAACCCCGAGGCGTTGTTCGGCGAGATCGCCCTGTGCTACCGATTCGCGGAAAATCTTACGACAGCCGGTGAGGCGCTGAAGAAACTTGACACAGGGCAGTGGAAAGGCGAAGCGGCTGACGCCTTCCACGAGGCTTTCGACGGACATCCGATCGAGTGGATCAAAGCCGGTGATGCCTTCTCCGACACCGCTGATGCGGTGACTCCGTTCGCTGAAATGCTGGAATGGGCGCAAGGTCAGGCCGCCGAATCGATTGCATTGTGGAACGAAGCTCAAGCGGCGACAGCAAGGGCCAAAGCCGAGCACGCCGATGCGGTCGCTCGCGAACGCCAGCGCGCCGCGACGGGTCTACCCGGCGCGGTACCGGCGGCGGTGCCGTTCTTTGATGCCGGTGCGGAAAAGCGTGCCCTCGCACAGGACATGCTGCACCGCGCGCGAATGCAACTGGTAGCAGCCGGCGATCGGACAGCCGCGGCCATCGACGCGATCGCGCAGGGGGCTCCCAACAGGCCTCGGTTTTGGGGCCAAGTAAGCTCTACTTTGTGGGAATTCGGCGCGGGTGTGGGAGAATGGGTAGGCGATCTCGGTGAGATTTTCTCCCATCTCGATGACATCCCGGCCAACGTTGTGCAAGCCTTTGCCCAACCGGTTGAGTTCGCCAAGAGCGTCGTCAACTGGGAACAGTTCCACACCAACCCCGCCCGGGCGGTAGGCCACGTTCTCCCCGACGCGCTGCTGAGCCTTGCCGGAGGTGTGGGAACAGGTAAGAAAATCCTCGGCGTCCTGCGGAAAACCCCAACCGGCCGTAAGGGGTGCTTTGTCGAAGGAACCGCGTTACTCACCGAGCAAGGGAACACCCCGATCCAGAACGTGGCCGTGGGCGAACTGGTGTACTCGGTCGATCCGCGCACTGGAGAACGACGCTGGTGCTCCGTTCAGGAATGGGTACGCCACGACGTCACCCGACTTGTCGATCTCACCATCGCCGACGAGGCGATCGCGTGTTCTCCGGAGCACCCGTTCTGGGTCTGTGGAATGGGCTGGACGCAGGCAGGCGACCTCACTGTCGGGGATGTTCTGCTCGATGCCGATGGCATGGAGCGCAAGGTCGAGGCCGTCTCGGCAAGACAAGGCACGTTCGCCGTCTACAACCTTGAGATTGCTGAGCTGCACACCTACCACGTCTCGGGCTTGTCGATCCTGGTGCACAACAAGGCCATGTCGACGCCTGAACCGGAGGGAGTTCCCAAGAAGCGGGACGAGAAATGGTTGAAGCGCCAGGGGATCGATCCGCATGACGTCAAGGCGGACCTGCCCGGCCCGATGAGTTGGTTCGATCTCCATGTGGACCGGGGGGCAACATCTTCGCGGTCCGCAAGGGCGCGGATCCGCGCTCAGGTCAGTACGTCGGAAACGTGTTGGATTACGATGGGTAGCATGAATACCAAGGGAGGATCGTGGTGA
- a CDS encoding polysaccharide deacetylase family protein — MTEAGSAAIVVGMGGIHDPVDRRTFFGLLAIGLASVVAGCANPAGNQPPQTPAAAPPHNWDTPVPPAPEGGPTRVLSHGPPGTDKIALTVDDGYNDMVVTGYVDFAVRTGIHLTFGPNGTYAHAWAPHADQLRPLVERRQVQIINHTFSHLDLRRMTDAQIRAELERNEDWVTRTFRTSTKPYYRPPFGFHNEHIDGVANEIGYRNTVLWNGTYGDSEPITPAYLMTQARKYLRPGTIMLGHANHPAILGLFDQITELIRQRNLTPATLNELLATP; from the coding sequence TTGACCGAAGCCGGCTCAGCAGCCATTGTCGTCGGCATGGGCGGCATCCACGACCCGGTCGACCGCCGGACGTTCTTCGGCCTGCTCGCCATTGGCCTGGCGAGCGTGGTGGCGGGCTGCGCGAATCCCGCCGGCAACCAACCACCCCAAACACCCGCCGCTGCCCCGCCGCACAATTGGGACACCCCCGTGCCACCCGCGCCGGAAGGCGGGCCGACCAGAGTGCTCAGCCACGGTCCCCCCGGCACCGACAAGATCGCTCTCACCGTCGACGACGGCTATAACGACATGGTCGTCACCGGCTACGTCGACTTCGCGGTGCGTACCGGAATCCACCTGACGTTCGGCCCGAACGGCACCTACGCGCACGCCTGGGCACCACACGCGGATCAGCTCAGGCCGCTCGTCGAACGACGCCAGGTGCAGATCATCAACCACACCTTCAGCCACCTCGACCTGCGCCGGATGACCGACGCGCAGATCCGGGCCGAACTCGAACGCAACGAGGACTGGGTCACCAGAACCTTCCGCACCAGCACCAAGCCCTACTACCGGCCGCCCTTCGGTTTCCACAACGAGCACATCGACGGGGTCGCGAACGAGATCGGCTATCGCAACACCGTGCTGTGGAACGGCACCTACGGCGACTCCGAGCCGATCACCCCGGCATACCTGATGACCCAGGCCCGCAAGTACCTGCGCCCCGGCACCATCATGCTCGGCCACGCCAACCACCCCGCGATCCTCGGCCTGTTCGACCAGATCACCGAGCTGATCAGGCAGCGCAACCTCACCCCGGCAACGCTCAACGAACTGCTCGCCACGCCCTGA
- a CDS encoding SseB family protein yields the protein MAEESRIVSAASRLRGGQARLSDVAEWFDRGYFYTKTPADAPRLFVADLGMRGRWACVFSSPQRLANAVGECDYIGMPGADFLELTPGGVGLVFDPGEGYALALRADILAPAAATVRTRRKRHE from the coding sequence ATGGCTGAAGAGTCGCGAATTGTGTCGGCCGCGTCTCGTTTGCGTGGTGGTCAGGCGAGGCTTAGTGATGTGGCTGAGTGGTTCGACCGTGGCTACTTCTACACGAAGACTCCTGCTGATGCGCCGCGGCTTTTCGTTGCAGATTTGGGAATGCGCGGGCGGTGGGCATGTGTATTCAGCTCGCCGCAGCGACTGGCCAACGCGGTCGGTGAGTGTGACTACATCGGCATGCCCGGTGCAGACTTTCTTGAGTTGACTCCTGGCGGGGTAGGGCTGGTATTCGACCCTGGGGAGGGCTACGCGCTGGCGTTGAGGGCAGATATCCTCGCACCCGCTGCCGCGACGGTCCGGACGCGAAGGAAACGGCATGAGTGA
- a CDS encoding helix-turn-helix domain-containing protein, giving the protein MRLHDEATVGQRVAYYRRRRGYSQAVLSGLVGRSEEWLSQIERGARDIDRLSTILEVAKALRIVPQRLLPGPFHTTPRQTQQSGTIGTAPDVVPDIETAMLRYDGIAGLVGITDPGPVNLGHLERQVELSFVCSQTEQWSRMAPLVPGMIADSYHASRQAVTDAEKRRAKTLEALVYRVTSGMLDRLGEPRLPWVAAERSMAAAEMTEDPLLIAGGAWRLAVVLRHSGRLTESTDVPTAAADALRRDDRNATPEHLSVYGSLMLKGAVGAASVNDHSAVRDYLSEVERTAERLGSDRNDFWFAFGPTNVSIHRVWLALELGDPSQAIDLADAVPLDQLPPELAERRVSHLITVAWAYYLRRRYREALDALTEARMAAPEQLIFTGRVHTMLSGMLRRERRSIKHDLRELSEFVGVAG; this is encoded by the coding sequence ATGCGGTTGCACGATGAGGCGACAGTGGGTCAGCGAGTGGCGTACTACCGGCGTCGGCGCGGCTACAGCCAAGCTGTTCTGTCCGGTCTCGTTGGCCGCTCCGAGGAATGGCTTTCACAGATCGAGCGTGGGGCACGTGATATCGATCGGTTGTCTACGATCCTGGAGGTCGCGAAAGCGCTTCGGATCGTGCCCCAGCGTCTCCTACCGGGGCCGTTCCACACAACCCCACGACAGACGCAGCAGTCGGGCACGATTGGAACGGCCCCTGATGTCGTACCGGATATCGAAACAGCGATGCTCCGCTATGACGGGATCGCCGGTTTGGTTGGTATTACCGACCCTGGCCCGGTCAATCTGGGACATCTGGAGCGTCAGGTCGAGTTGTCTTTCGTGTGTTCCCAGACCGAGCAGTGGTCTCGCATGGCCCCGCTCGTGCCGGGCATGATCGCGGATAGCTACCACGCCTCGCGGCAGGCGGTAACTGATGCGGAGAAACGGCGGGCAAAGACGCTTGAGGCGCTGGTTTACCGGGTTACGAGCGGGATGCTTGACCGGCTGGGTGAACCACGGTTGCCGTGGGTCGCCGCTGAGCGGTCTATGGCGGCAGCGGAGATGACAGAGGACCCGCTGCTGATCGCCGGTGGCGCGTGGCGTCTCGCCGTTGTCCTCCGCCACTCGGGCCGGCTCACAGAATCTACGGATGTGCCGACAGCAGCTGCCGATGCGCTGCGCAGGGATGACCGGAATGCCACGCCCGAACACCTCAGCGTCTACGGCTCTTTGATGTTGAAGGGCGCAGTAGGGGCAGCGAGCGTTAATGACCATTCGGCAGTACGCGACTATCTGAGCGAAGTCGAACGGACCGCCGAACGCCTCGGCAGCGACCGCAATGATTTCTGGTTCGCGTTCGGGCCGACCAACGTCAGCATTCACAGGGTTTGGCTTGCACTCGAATTGGGTGACCCGTCCCAAGCGATTGACCTCGCCGACGCGGTGCCGCTGGATCAACTTCCGCCCGAGCTGGCAGAGCGCAGGGTGTCACATCTGATCACGGTGGCGTGGGCATACTACCTACGTCGGAGGTACAGAGAGGCGCTGGACGCGCTGACCGAGGCGCGGATGGCGGCACCGGAGCAGTTGATCTTTACTGGTCGCGTGCACACGATGCTGAGCGGCATGCTCCGCCGGGAACGCCGGTCGATCAAGCATGACCTGCGGGAGCTCTCGGAGTTTGTCGGAGTCGCAGGGTGA